The Lycium barbarum isolate Lr01 chromosome 10, ASM1917538v2, whole genome shotgun sequence genome includes a region encoding these proteins:
- the LOC132613115 gene encoding uncharacterized protein LOC132613115, with amino-acid sequence MTDNYKGWHERLPYALLGYRTTVRTLTEATPYLLVYDTEAVIPAEVEIPSLRIIQEAELDNVEWVRARYEQLALIDKKIMVSVYHGQLYRQRMVRAFNKRVRARLFQIGQMVLKTILSHQDEYKGKFDPNCQGP; translated from the coding sequence ATGACTGACAATTACAAAGGTTGGCACGAGCGGTTGCCTTATGCTTTACTGGGATACCGTACTACGGTCAGAACTTTAACAGAAGCGACTCCATATCTGTTAGTCTACGATACTGAAGCAGTCATACCTGCCGAAGTTGAGATACCTTCTTTGAGAATCATTCAAGAAGCAGAATTGGACAATGTTGAATGGGTCCGAGCTCGATATGAGCAATTGGCTTTAATTGACAAGAAAATTATGGTTTCTGTATATCACGGTCAACTGTACCGACAAAGGATGGTaagagccttcaacaagcgagtCAGGGCTAGACTTTTCCAAATTGGGCAGATGGTGCTCAAAACAATTTTGTCGcatcaagatgaatacaaagggaagttTGATCCCAACTGTCAAGGTCCTTAA